One stretch of Halapricum desulfuricans DNA includes these proteins:
- the tgtA gene encoding tRNA guanosine(15) transglycosylase TgtA, which yields MRDAFEVRTYDGAARIGELRVPRADVTVETPALMPVVNPHVQTIEPARLESAFGAEIMITNSYILHGSDDLREDALQQGLHDLLGFSGAIVTDSGSFQLAEYGEIDVTTTEILEFQREIGSDVGTPVDIPTPPDVGREQAERELATTQERLETAESVDTGEMLVNAPIQGSTYRDLRTEAAEHAYGTGLDVFPIGAVVPLLNSYRYADITEIVGAVKRGLGGDAPVHLFGAGHPMMFALAVAMGCDLFDSAAYALYARDERYLTVRGTEHLDELEYFPCECPVCSEHTPEELREMDDDRAERLLAEHNLHVSFGEMRRVKQAIRRGNLLELVETRARNHPTMLDGYRALLDDADRLEASDPATKDAFFHVSTESARRPEVRRHHRRLERFDLDGEILLASDRDALDRSFDERWSVTPPFGPYPPALAEAYPLTAEVPERFERQAYAAAGEGIRRLVEANPGATFTVALWDWPEGVLAALPDGVERADGFRA from the coding sequence ATGCGCGACGCGTTCGAAGTCCGGACCTACGACGGGGCGGCCCGAATCGGCGAGTTACGGGTGCCGCGGGCCGACGTGACCGTCGAGACGCCGGCGCTCATGCCGGTGGTCAACCCGCACGTCCAGACGATCGAGCCCGCCCGGCTCGAATCGGCGTTCGGCGCGGAGATCATGATCACCAACAGCTACATCCTCCACGGGAGCGACGACCTCCGCGAGGACGCCCTCCAGCAGGGACTGCACGACCTGCTGGGTTTCTCGGGGGCGATCGTGACCGACTCCGGGTCCTTCCAGCTGGCCGAGTACGGCGAGATCGACGTGACGACGACGGAGATCCTCGAGTTCCAGCGCGAGATCGGCAGCGACGTCGGCACGCCGGTCGACATCCCGACGCCGCCGGACGTCGGGCGCGAGCAGGCCGAGCGAGAACTGGCCACGACCCAGGAACGGTTAGAGACCGCCGAGAGCGTCGATACCGGCGAGATGCTGGTCAACGCACCCATCCAGGGCTCGACGTATCGCGATCTCCGGACCGAGGCCGCCGAGCACGCCTACGGGACGGGACTGGACGTCTTCCCGATCGGCGCGGTCGTGCCCCTGTTGAACAGCTACCGGTACGCCGACATCACCGAGATCGTCGGCGCGGTCAAGCGCGGCCTCGGGGGTGACGCGCCGGTCCACCTGTTCGGGGCGGGCCACCCGATGATGTTCGCGCTGGCGGTCGCGATGGGCTGTGACCTGTTCGATTCGGCCGCCTACGCGCTGTACGCCCGCGACGAGCGCTACCTGACGGTTCGCGGCACCGAACACCTCGACGAACTGGAGTACTTCCCGTGTGAGTGTCCGGTCTGTAGCGAACACACGCCCGAAGAATTACGCGAGATGGACGACGACCGGGCCGAGCGACTGCTCGCCGAACACAACCTGCACGTCTCCTTCGGCGAGATGCGACGGGTGAAGCAGGCGATTCGGCGGGGGAACCTCCTCGAACTCGTCGAGACGCGAGCCCGCAACCACCCGACGATGCTCGACGGCTACCGGGCGCTTCTCGACGACGCCGACCGACTGGAGGCGAGCGATCCGGCCACGAAGGACGCCTTTTTCCACGTCTCGACCGAGAGCGCACGCCGGCCCGAGGTGCGTCGCCACCACCGGCGTCTCGAGCGGTTCGACCTCGACGGCGAGATCCTGCTGGCGAGCGACCGGGACGCTCTCGACCGATCGTTCGACGAGCGCTGGAGCGTCACCCCGCCGTTCGGGCCGTACCCCCCGGCGCTCGCGGAGGCGTATCCGCTGACCGCCGAGGTGCCCGAACGGTTCGAACGGCAGGCCTACGCGGCCGCCGGCGAGGGAATCCGACGGCTCGTCGAGGCCAATCCCGGGGCGACGTTCACCGTGGCGCTGTGGGACTGGCCCGAGGGCGTACTGGCTGCCCTTCCCGACGGTGTCGAACGAGCTGACGGATTCCGGGCGTAG
- a CDS encoding cation:proton antiporter: protein MSSTAEIITVVATIAGLGVVSTILSDRLEIPSVLFLILTGVLVGPEGLGLITPAVFGGADGALPAIVGLSVAIIVFEGAFSLDAERLQEAPRVTLRLVTVGAVVTLVGTTVVVHYFLGTAWDVSLLVGSLLVATGPTVITPIMDVVMVRERVASTLETEGVVNDVTAAILAVVTFEFVVLSRRGIERVVSGFLLQFGTGIAVGVVVALLAWVALTRLGRSDNGPQNARLIVLVTALITYGAAESTYSLLFAGVVGTGHSEAGIAAVAAGGFVLGNLDIPYRETIEQFKGDVTLLVNSFVFITLASLLSVSDLRTLGLAGLAAAVLIAAVVRPLAVMLCTAGDTFSLRERAFMSAMGPRGIIPASVATLFALELNAQNPAAQNPEATTLVGMVFLVIVLTVVFEGGGARHIAQALNVIPKRVIIVGGGRIGRELASRLDDRNEEVVIVERDPDVVERLRCDGCTVQEGDGTDRRTLEKAGIENAKVVAAATADDDVNMLVSQLARNEFEVETVISRVTEPSNTAAFEDLDVQIVPGWRSVAWSMDNFIERPAIARWMNEFDQSGDVQEVEVTNGDRAGKTVAQLSEDLPEGVHLALISRNGDSHIPHSGQEIEMGDHLTFIGRPEPVRKAVGFCER, encoded by the coding sequence GTGAGCAGCACGGCAGAGATCATCACCGTAGTCGCGACGATAGCCGGACTGGGCGTCGTTTCGACGATCCTCTCCGACAGACTGGAGATCCCGAGCGTCCTCTTTTTGATTCTCACGGGTGTCCTCGTCGGCCCGGAGGGACTCGGGCTCATCACACCTGCCGTGTTCGGCGGTGCGGACGGCGCGTTGCCGGCCATCGTCGGTCTCAGCGTCGCAATTATCGTCTTCGAGGGGGCGTTCTCGCTGGATGCCGAACGGCTACAAGAAGCGCCCCGGGTGACGCTCCGGCTCGTTACGGTCGGGGCGGTCGTCACGCTCGTCGGAACGACAGTCGTCGTCCATTATTTCCTTGGGACGGCGTGGGACGTCTCGCTGCTGGTCGGATCGTTGCTGGTCGCGACTGGCCCGACGGTCATTACGCCGATCATGGACGTCGTGATGGTCCGCGAGCGGGTCGCTTCGACGCTGGAGACGGAGGGCGTCGTCAACGACGTGACGGCGGCGATCCTCGCGGTCGTCACCTTCGAGTTCGTCGTTCTCAGCCGCCGGGGCATCGAGCGAGTGGTCAGCGGGTTCCTCTTGCAGTTCGGGACTGGCATCGCCGTCGGAGTCGTCGTCGCGCTGCTCGCATGGGTCGCCCTCACGCGACTCGGGCGCTCGGACAACGGCCCACAGAACGCCCGGTTGATCGTGCTCGTCACCGCGTTGATCACCTACGGCGCCGCTGAGTCCACCTACTCGTTGCTCTTCGCTGGCGTCGTCGGAACTGGACACTCCGAGGCCGGAATCGCCGCGGTTGCGGCCGGCGGGTTCGTCCTCGGGAACCTCGACATTCCGTACCGGGAGACGATCGAGCAATTCAAAGGCGACGTGACGCTGCTGGTCAACTCGTTCGTGTTTATCACACTCGCCTCGCTGCTGTCGGTGAGCGACCTCCGGACGCTCGGACTGGCGGGGCTCGCGGCTGCGGTCCTCATCGCGGCTGTCGTCCGCCCGCTTGCGGTCATGCTCTGTACGGCCGGGGACACGTTCTCGTTGCGCGAGCGCGCGTTCATGAGCGCGATGGGGCCGCGCGGGATCATCCCCGCGTCGGTCGCGACGCTGTTCGCACTGGAGTTGAACGCACAGAACCCGGCAGCGCAGAACCCCGAAGCGACGACGCTCGTCGGGATGGTATTTCTCGTCATCGTCCTGACCGTCGTGTTTGAAGGCGGTGGCGCACGACATATCGCACAGGCACTGAACGTGATCCCGAAACGCGTCATTATCGTCGGCGGCGGTCGGATCGGACGGGAACTGGCGTCTCGACTCGACGACCGCAACGAGGAAGTCGTGATCGTCGAGCGGGACCCGGACGTCGTCGAGCGACTCCGCTGTGACGGCTGTACTGTTCAGGAAGGCGACGGAACGGACAGGCGGACGCTCGAGAAGGCGGGCATCGAGAACGCGAAGGTCGTCGCCGCCGCGACGGCGGACGACGACGTCAACATGCTGGTCAGCCAACTCGCGAGAAACGAGTTCGAGGTCGAAACGGTCATCTCGCGGGTGACCGAACCGTCCAACACGGCGGCGTTCGAGGACCTCGACGTACAGATCGTCCCGGGCTGGCGGTCGGTCGCGTGGTCGATGGACAACTTCATCGAACGGCCCGCCATCGCCCGCTGGATGAACGAGTTCGACCAGAGCGGCGACGTCCAGGAAGTCGAAGTCACCAACGGCGATCGCGCCGGCAAGACGGTCGCACAACTCTCCGAAGACCTTCCGGAGGGCGTCCATCTCGCGCTCATCAGTCGGAACGGCGACAGTCACATTCCCCATTCCGGTCAGGAGATCGAGATGGGCGATCACCTCACGTTTATCGGTCGACCCGAACCCGTCCGAAAGGCCGTCGGCTTCTGCGAGCGGTGA
- the alaS gene encoding alanine--tRNA ligase — translation MSDLTEEYRLDYFDEHGFHRKECSECGDHFWTLDADRETCGEPPCDEYSFIDDPGFEEALELGEMREAFLSYFEERGHTRIEPYPVAANRWREDVLLTQASIYDFQPLVTSGETPPPANPLAVSQPCIRMQDIDNVGKTGRHTMAFEMMAHHAFNAKEDVEEYAYEGEVYWKEETVEYCMGLFEELGADLEEITLIEDPWVGGGNAGPAFEVIYKGAELATLVFMQFEQDPDGDYEMKDGNTYSEMDTYIVDTGYGLERWTWVSQGTATVYEAIYPEMIDFLTDNAGLEYTDEEQAIVHDAARLSGNLDIDDVDDVEAARGEIADRLGVEVERLRELVEPLETIYAIADHSRTLAYMLGDGIVPSNVGTGYLARMVLRRTKRLVDTVGVDAPLDELVDMQAERLGYTNRDTIRDIVRTEVEKYRETLDRGGRRVRQLAEEYADSGEPIPEDELIELYDSHGIQPDMVEGIADERGVAVETPDDFYALVADRHEEGDEATDGEEAVPYADRLAELPETDRLYYDDQQRTDFEAMVLEVFDREDGDYDVVLDQTMFYPEGGGQPPDHGTLSTDDTTAEVLDTQMYDGVIVHTATDDPGKGEFVRGQIDATRRRRLMRHHTATHVVIHSARQVLGEHVRQAGAQKGTDSARIDVRHYESITREQVKEIEHRANELVMENVPVTQNWPDRHEAEDEHGFDLYQGGIPPGEQIRIIQVGDDVQACGGTHVARSGDIGAIKVLNTERIQDGVIRITFAAGDAAIDATQRTEDALYDAADVLDVSPGDVPETAERFFEEWKARGKEIEDLKEQLAEARAGGGADADEIEVAGTTAVVQRIDADMDELRAQANALVEQGQIAVLGSGADGATFVVGVPDGVEVDAGEVVGELAGRVGGGGGGPPDFAQGGGPDAEKLDDALAAAPDILRTVTASED, via the coding sequence ATGAGCGACCTCACCGAGGAATACCGGCTCGACTATTTCGACGAGCACGGGTTCCATCGCAAGGAGTGTTCGGAGTGTGGGGACCACTTCTGGACGCTCGACGCCGATCGGGAGACCTGCGGGGAGCCGCCGTGTGACGAGTACAGCTTCATCGACGATCCCGGGTTCGAGGAGGCACTCGAGCTGGGCGAGATGCGCGAGGCGTTCCTCTCGTACTTCGAGGAGCGGGGCCACACCCGGATCGAGCCCTATCCGGTCGCCGCCAATCGCTGGCGCGAGGACGTCCTGCTCACGCAGGCCTCGATCTACGACTTCCAGCCGCTGGTGACCTCCGGCGAGACGCCGCCGCCGGCGAACCCCCTCGCCGTCAGCCAGCCCTGCATCCGCATGCAGGACATCGACAACGTCGGCAAGACGGGACGACACACCATGGCCTTCGAGATGATGGCCCATCACGCGTTCAACGCAAAGGAGGACGTCGAGGAGTACGCCTACGAGGGCGAGGTCTACTGGAAGGAGGAGACCGTCGAGTACTGCATGGGCCTGTTCGAGGAGCTGGGTGCCGATCTGGAGGAGATCACGCTCATCGAGGACCCGTGGGTCGGGGGCGGCAACGCCGGGCCCGCCTTCGAGGTCATCTACAAGGGCGCGGAGCTGGCGACGCTGGTGTTCATGCAGTTCGAGCAGGACCCCGACGGCGACTACGAGATGAAAGACGGGAACACCTACTCGGAGATGGACACCTACATCGTCGACACCGGGTACGGCCTCGAGCGGTGGACCTGGGTCTCCCAGGGGACGGCGACCGTCTACGAGGCGATCTACCCGGAGATGATCGACTTCCTCACCGACAACGCCGGGCTCGAGTACACCGACGAAGAGCAGGCGATCGTTCACGACGCCGCCCGTCTCTCCGGCAATCTCGATATCGACGACGTCGACGACGTCGAGGCCGCCCGCGGGGAGATCGCGGATCGGCTGGGCGTCGAGGTCGAGCGCCTGCGCGAGCTGGTCGAGCCGCTGGAGACGATCTACGCCATCGCCGATCACTCCCGGACGCTGGCGTACATGCTTGGCGACGGGATCGTCCCGAGCAACGTCGGGACGGGTTATCTCGCCCGGATGGTCCTGCGCCGCACGAAGCGACTGGTCGATACGGTCGGCGTCGACGCGCCGCTTGACGAACTCGTCGACATGCAGGCCGAGCGACTGGGCTACACCAACCGGGACACGATCCGCGACATCGTCCGCACGGAGGTCGAGAAGTACCGCGAGACGCTCGATCGCGGGGGCCGGCGCGTCCGCCAGCTGGCCGAGGAGTACGCCGACTCCGGCGAGCCGATCCCCGAGGACGAACTGATCGAGCTGTACGACTCCCACGGGATCCAGCCGGACATGGTCGAGGGGATCGCCGACGAACGTGGCGTCGCGGTCGAGACGCCCGACGACTTCTACGCGCTTGTGGCCGACCGCCACGAGGAGGGCGACGAGGCGACCGACGGCGAGGAAGCCGTACCGTACGCCGACCGGCTGGCGGAACTCCCCGAGACGGATCGCCTCTACTACGACGACCAACAGCGGACCGACTTCGAGGCGATGGTGCTCGAGGTGTTCGACCGCGAGGACGGCGATTACGACGTAGTGCTCGATCAGACGATGTTCTACCCCGAAGGGGGCGGTCAGCCGCCGGACCACGGCACGCTCTCGACCGACGACACCACTGCGGAGGTCCTCGACACGCAGATGTACGACGGCGTGATCGTCCACACGGCGACCGACGACCCCGGCAAGGGCGAGTTCGTCCGCGGACAGATCGACGCGACGCGTCGCCGCCGGCTCATGCGCCACCACACGGCGACGCACGTCGTCATCCACAGCGCCCGGCAGGTGCTGGGCGAGCACGTCCGCCAGGCCGGGGCCCAGAAGGGGACCGACTCCGCGCGGATCGACGTCCGCCACTACGAGTCGATCACCCGCGAGCAGGTCAAGGAGATCGAACACCGGGCCAACGAGCTCGTCATGGAGAACGTCCCGGTCACCCAGAACTGGCCCGACCGCCACGAGGCCGAGGACGAACACGGGTTCGACCTCTATCAGGGCGGGATCCCGCCGGGCGAGCAGATCCGGATCATCCAGGTCGGCGATGACGTTCAGGCCTGCGGCGGGACTCACGTCGCGCGAAGCGGCGACATCGGCGCGATCAAGGTCCTGAACACAGAGCGAATTCAGGACGGGGTCATCCGGATCACGTTCGCCGCGGGCGACGCCGCCATCGACGCCACCCAGCGGACCGAGGACGCGCTCTACGACGCCGCCGACGTGCTGGACGTCAGTCCCGGGGACGTCCCCGAGACGGCGGAACGGTTCTTCGAGGAATGGAAGGCCCGCGGCAAGGAGATCGAGGATCTCAAAGAGCAACTCGCGGAGGCGCGAGCAGGCGGCGGCGCCGACGCCGACGAGATCGAGGTCGCCGGGACGACCGCAGTGGTCCAGCGCATCGACGCCGACATGGACGAACTCCGGGCGCAGGCCAACGCCCTCGTCGAACAGGGCCAGATCGCTGTCCTGGGTTCGGGGGCCGACGGCGCGACGTTCGTCGTGGGCGTCCCCGACGGCGTCGAGGTCGACGCCGGCGAAGTCGTCGGCGAACTCGCGGGGCGCGTCGGCGGGGGCGGTGGGGGTCCGCCGGACTTCGCACAGGGTGGCGGCCCCGACGCCGAGAAACTGGACGACGCGCTCGCGGCGGCGCCCGACATCTTGCGGACTGTGACCGCCTCTGAAGACTGA
- a CDS encoding FAD-dependent oxidoreductase yields the protein MDRTPFTVASVESVGPDSIAVAFETPPSFSARPGQFVKLTLDTEEGEQSRFYTISSPDVADTFEVTVGIDPDGAVAPLLADLKPGDSVPVTGPFGDAYYEGETDVVVLAGGPGVGPAVGIGERAVAADHAAAIVYRDDDPIHRDRLERLSESGAFVRIVEANADLTDPTAAALAAVEDAQVFVYGFADFLDVAMDALEAAGGDAEAAKVENFG from the coding sequence ATGGATCGAACGCCATTCACCGTCGCGTCGGTCGAGTCGGTCGGCCCGGACTCGATCGCCGTCGCCTTCGAGACGCCGCCCTCCTTTTCGGCCCGCCCCGGACAGTTCGTCAAACTCACGCTCGACACCGAAGAGGGCGAGCAATCGCGGTTCTACACGATCTCCTCGCCGGACGTCGCGGACACCTTCGAGGTCACGGTCGGGATCGACCCTGACGGTGCAGTCGCGCCACTGCTCGCCGACCTGAAACCCGGGGACTCGGTGCCCGTCACCGGCCCGTTCGGCGACGCCTACTACGAGGGCGAGACCGACGTCGTCGTGCTGGCCGGCGGGCCCGGCGTCGGCCCCGCGGTCGGCATCGGCGAACGCGCCGTGGCCGCCGACCACGCCGCGGCGATCGTCTACCGGGACGACGACCCGATCCATCGCGACCGGCTGGAGCGGTTGTCCGAGTCGGGCGCGTTCGTCCGAATCGTCGAGGCGAACGCGGACCTGACCGATCCCACGGCGGCCGCACTTGCGGCCGTCGAGGACGCGCAGGTGTTCGTCTACGGGTTCGCGGACTTCCTCGATGTCGCGATGGACGCTCTCGAGGCGGCCGGCGGCGACGCCGAGGCCGCGAAGGTCGAGAACTTCGGGTGA
- a CDS encoding 2-oxoacid:acceptor oxidoreductase subunit alpha, with amino-acid sequence MHEDLNWAIGGEAGDGIDSTGKIFARALSRAGRHVYTSKDFASRIRGGYTAYKVRTAVEQVGSVVDRLDVLIALTERTIDENLDELHEGSVIIYDGEQATMGDVEIPEGMIGLDVPLQRLAEDAGGSIMRNVVALGAACEVTAFPIENLDEALEKRFGDKGRAIVENNRDAARLGREYVRENYDHEFPYDLETTDEDYVLLNGDEAIGMGAIAAGCRFYAGYPITPATDIMEYLTGRIEQFGGAVVQAEDELAAINLALGAARAGARAMTGTSGPGIDLMSETFGLVATTETPLVIANVMRSGPSTGMPTKQGQEDLNAMLYGGHGEIPRFVLAPTSISECFHRTIEAFNLAEKYQLPVYLTADLSLAVTERTYDPGEFDMDDVEIERGKVVDESDVEEWLDEEGRFRAHAATEDGVSPRAFPGTADGAHMTTGLEHDELGRRTEDEDVRVEQVQKRRRKVETAREREDFEPREFGDPDADTLVLTWGSNEGAIREAMAQLESVSVRLLSVPYLFPRPDLTDAVEAAEDVLVVEANATGQFADLVEQDTLQRVQSVTKYTGVRFKADELAEAIRDAVAKTEVPQ; translated from the coding sequence ATGCATGAGGATCTCAACTGGGCCATCGGTGGCGAGGCCGGCGACGGGATCGACTCGACGGGCAAGATCTTCGCTCGCGCGCTCTCCCGTGCCGGCCGCCACGTCTACACCTCCAAGGACTTCGCCTCGCGCATCCGCGGGGGCTACACGGCCTACAAGGTCCGCACGGCGGTCGAGCAGGTCGGCAGCGTCGTCGACCGGCTCGACGTGCTGATCGCGCTGACCGAGCGGACCATCGACGAGAACCTCGACGAACTCCACGAGGGCAGCGTTATCATCTACGACGGCGAGCAGGCGACGATGGGAGACGTCGAAATTCCGGAGGGAATGATCGGGCTCGACGTCCCGCTGCAGCGCCTCGCCGAGGACGCCGGCGGGTCGATCATGCGCAACGTCGTCGCGCTCGGGGCGGCCTGCGAGGTGACGGCGTTCCCGATCGAGAACCTCGACGAGGCGCTTGAGAAGCGCTTCGGCGACAAGGGCAGGGCCATCGTCGAGAACAACAGGGACGCCGCCCGGCTCGGTCGGGAGTACGTCCGCGAGAACTACGATCACGAGTTCCCCTACGATCTGGAGACGACCGACGAGGATTACGTCCTGCTGAACGGCGACGAGGCCATCGGCATGGGCGCGATCGCCGCCGGCTGTCGGTTCTACGCCGGCTACCCGATCACCCCGGCGACGGACATCATGGAGTATCTCACCGGCCGGATCGAACAGTTCGGCGGGGCGGTCGTCCAGGCCGAGGACGAACTCGCGGCGATCAACCTGGCGCTGGGGGCCGCCCGCGCCGGCGCACGCGCGATGACAGGTACTTCCGGCCCGGGGATCGACCTGATGAGCGAGACGTTCGGGCTCGTGGCGACCACGGAGACGCCGCTGGTGATCGCAAACGTGATGCGGTCCGGTCCCTCGACCGGGATGCCGACAAAGCAGGGCCAGGAGGACCTGAACGCGATGCTCTACGGCGGCCACGGCGAGATCCCGCGGTTCGTCCTCGCGCCGACCTCGATTTCGGAGTGTTTCCACAGGACGATCGAGGCGTTCAACCTCGCCGAGAAGTACCAGCTGCCGGTGTATCTCACGGCCGACCTGTCGCTTGCGGTCACCGAGCGGACCTACGACCCCGGGGAGTTCGACATGGACGACGTCGAGATCGAGCGCGGGAAGGTCGTCGACGAATCGGACGTCGAGGAGTGGCTCGACGAGGAGGGGCGGTTCCGGGCGCACGCGGCGACCGAGGACGGGGTCAGCCCGCGGGCGTTCCCGGGGACGGCCGACGGCGCGCACATGACGACCGGGCTCGAACACGACGAACTCGGACGCCGCACCGAGGACGAGGACGTGCGCGTCGAACAGGTCCAGAAGCGCCGGCGGAAAGTCGAGACCGCACGCGAACGCGAGGACTTCGAGCCCAGAGAGTTCGGCGACCCGGACGCCGACACGCTCGTGCTCACGTGGGGCTCCAACGAGGGGGCGATACGGGAAGCGATGGCACAGCTGGAGAGCGTGTCGGTCAGGTTGCTCTCGGTGCCGTACCTGTTCCCGCGTCCGGACCTCACGGACGCGGTCGAGGCCGCCGAGGACGTGCTCGTCGTCGAGGCGAACGCGACCGGACAGTTCGCGGACCTGGTCGAACAGGACACGCTACAGCGCGTCCAGTCCGTTACCAAGTACACCGGCGTCCGGTTCAAGGCCGACGAGCTGGCTGAGGCGATCCGCGACGCCGTCGCGAAGACGGAGGTTCCACAATGA
- a CDS encoding 2-oxoacid:ferredoxin oxidoreductase subunit beta: protein MSSDAHFTDFKSDKQPTWCPGCGDFGTMNGMMKALAETGNRPDETFLVAGIGCSGKIGTYMHSYALHGVHGRALPVGTGVKLANPDLEVMVAGGDGDGYSIGVGHFIHAVRRNVDMTYVVMDNRIYGLTKGQASPTSRKDFETSTSPEGTNVPPVNPKALALSAGGTFIAQSFSSDSQRHTELVKQAIEHDGFGFVNVYSPCVTFNDVDTYDYFRDSIVDVEDIDHDPGSFDQAKDRILDSEKEHIGVLYRDEDSVPYGEREGIEGSMAEIPDGAPDGATDLVREFY from the coding sequence ATGAGTTCCGACGCCCACTTCACGGACTTCAAGTCCGACAAGCAACCCACCTGGTGTCCCGGCTGTGGCGACTTCGGGACGATGAACGGCATGATGAAAGCGCTGGCCGAGACCGGCAACCGCCCCGACGAGACGTTCCTCGTCGCGGGGATCGGCTGCTCGGGCAAGATCGGGACCTACATGCACAGCTACGCGCTGCACGGCGTCCACGGTCGCGCGCTACCGGTCGGGACCGGCGTAAAGTTGGCCAACCCCGACCTCGAGGTGATGGTCGCCGGCGGCGACGGCGACGGCTACTCGATCGGCGTCGGCCACTTCATCCACGCCGTCCGCCGGAACGTCGACATGACCTACGTCGTCATGGACAACCGGATCTACGGACTGACCAAGGGCCAGGCCTCGCCCACCTCGCGGAAGGACTTCGAGACCTCGACCTCGCCCGAAGGGACGAACGTTCCGCCCGTCAACCCGAAGGCGCTGGCGCTGTCGGCGGGCGGCACCTTCATCGCACAGTCCTTTTCGTCGGACTCGCAGCGACACACCGAACTCGTCAAGCAGGCCATCGAACACGACGGGTTCGGGTTCGTCAACGTCTACAGCCCCTGCGTGACGTTCAACGACGTCGACACCTACGATTACTTCCGGGACTCGATCGTGGACGTGGAAGACATCGACCACGATCCGGGGAGTTTCGACCAGGCGAAAGACCGGATCCTCGACAGCGAGAAAGAGCACATCGGCGTCCTCTATCGGGACGAGGACAGCGTTCCCTACGGGGAACGCGAGGGGATCGAGGGCAGCATGGCCGAGATTCCCGATGGTGCGCCCGACGGCGCGACTGACCTGGTCCGGGAATTTTACTGA
- the truA gene encoding tRNA pseudouridine(38-40) synthase TruA, with product MRAFRIAYDGRPFHGFQRQPDVATVADALLSALRELDVPFEGDTPPGYAAAGRTDAGVSALAQTVAFEAPEWLSPAAFNSALPEDVRAWACADVPDGFHATHDAVERGYTYALYAPGIERSRARDGARLLAGERDFHNLTPDETGTVRDLAVGVERDGPFLEIAFRAGGFARQLVRRLVTLLEAFARGEAGRDRIERVLSPEPLDGPEGIAPAPPAPLVLTDVVYPDVPFRVDDEAAESARTVFGQRHEQLRSRARVARSIRDGMAGDRESADDQ from the coding sequence ATGCGCGCGTTCCGGATCGCCTACGACGGCCGTCCGTTCCACGGGTTCCAGCGCCAGCCCGACGTGGCGACGGTGGCCGACGCGCTGCTGTCCGCGCTTCGCGAGCTGGACGTCCCGTTCGAGGGCGATACGCCGCCGGGCTACGCCGCCGCGGGCCGGACCGACGCCGGCGTCTCGGCGCTCGCACAGACGGTCGCCTTTGAGGCCCCCGAGTGGCTCTCGCCGGCGGCGTTCAACAGCGCGCTTCCCGAAGACGTTCGCGCCTGGGCGTGCGCGGACGTTCCCGACGGGTTTCACGCGACCCACGACGCCGTCGAGCGCGGCTACACGTACGCTCTCTACGCGCCCGGGATCGAGCGCTCACGGGCCCGCGACGGAGCGCGACTGCTCGCCGGCGAGCGCGACTTCCACAATCTCACGCCGGACGAGACCGGGACCGTCCGCGACCTCGCCGTCGGGGTCGAACGCGACGGGCCGTTCCTCGAAATCGCGTTCCGGGCGGGCGGGTTCGCCCGGCAACTGGTCCGGCGGCTCGTGACGCTGCTCGAGGCGTTCGCCCGCGGCGAGGCCGGCCGCGACCGGATCGAGCGCGTCCTCAGCCCCGAACCGCTGGACGGCCCGGAGGGAATCGCTCCGGCCCCGCCGGCACCGCTCGTGCTGACCGACGTCGTCTACCCCGACGTACCGTTCCGGGTCGACGACGAGGCGGCCGAAAGCGCACGGACGGTGTTCGGACAGCGTCACGAACAGTTGCGCTCCCGGGCGCGGGTCGCACGGTCGATCCGGGACGGTATGGCAGGCGACAGGGAGTCCGCTGACGATCAGTGA
- a CDS encoding phosphoribosyltransferase: MFADRTDAGRRLADAVADAGVEADVVLAIPRGGLPVGRVVADRLGVPLDIVAARKLGAPGNPELAIGAVASDGTAWLNDSLIDDLGVGDPYVSEQLEREQRQAREKIERYRGDRPPLDLRAKRVLVVDDGVATGATTTACLRQVTDAGADRVVLAVPVAPAGTLERLRTEADDVICVDVPSDFRAVGQFYTTFEQVSDERARSYLGDR, from the coding sequence ATGTTCGCGGATCGGACTGACGCCGGCCGTCGGCTCGCCGACGCGGTCGCGGACGCCGGCGTCGAGGCCGACGTGGTGCTTGCGATCCCGCGCGGCGGGTTGCCGGTCGGGCGCGTCGTCGCGGACCGACTCGGCGTTCCGCTCGACATCGTCGCGGCGCGGAAACTCGGGGCGCCGGGCAATCCCGAACTCGCGATCGGGGCCGTCGCCAGCGACGGGACCGCGTGGCTGAACGACTCGCTCATTGACGACCTCGGCGTCGGGGACCCGTACGTCAGCGAGCAGCTCGAGCGCGAACAGCGGCAGGCGCGGGAGAAAATCGAGCGCTACCGCGGCGATCGACCGCCGCTGGACCTGCGGGCAAAGCGCGTGCTCGTCGTCGACGACGGCGTCGCGACGGGCGCGACGACGACCGCGTGTCTCAGGCAGGTCACTGACGCGGGCGCGGACCGCGTCGTGCTGGCCGTGCCGGTCGCTCCGGCCGGGACTCTCGAGCGGCTGCGCACCGAAGCCGACGACGTGATCTGCGTCGACGTTCCGTCGGATTTCCGCGCTGTCGGGCAGTTCTACACGACGTTCGAGCAGGTCTCGGACGAACGGGCCCGATCGTATCTCGGCGACAGGTAG